The stretch of DNA TATTTTCTAGATACTATTAATACTATTACAGCACGTAAACTTACATACTATAAAGGTACTGGCAGGAATGGAGACGTACGATACAGAATTTACTTAACAAGCATCATTCAAATTTGTTGTTGCTCTTTCTGTCttctatatatgcatattttataggACTAATCAAACAGATGTGTTAAAGTTACCCAAATCAGCATCgtttctcaaaaacaacaaagtcAATTGATAACTTGAATATGGACAGGGCTCCCCTCATCTCAAAGACACAGAGACTATACCCTTCCAGGTTTCAACATTTGGACTCCTAGGGAAAATCCCTTCCGAATTTAtggaaaagtaaaagtaaaatttgaagCTACTTTAAAGTAAGGTTGGACAGTGGGAATAACCTCAGACTCGAGTGAGATCTCGGTTCTAATTTAGCTCAGTCTTACTGGTGTCACTTGATCCACCGTCACTGTCCctgttttctcacttgtaaaaaaTGAGATTGAATTAGATGAACTGTAAGACCTGTTTAAACATTAAGATTTTGTGAAGATAgaagaatcctttttttttttttgaggtggagtctcgctctgttgcccaggctggagtgcaatggcacaatctcggctcactgcaacctccctctcctgggttcaagcgattctctcacctcagcttcccaagtagctgggattacaggcgcctgccaccacgcctggctaatgtttggatttttagtagacacagggtttcaccatgctggccaggctggtctcgaactcccgacctcaggtgatcttcctgcctcagcttcccaaagtgctgggattacagccgtgagccagcgcgcccggccGAAGATAAAAGAATCTTAACTGAGCCAGTCCTGAAACAAGGCAGAATTGCCAGAGAGACTCATTTGGCTAAGTACATAGAGAGGAGTAGTTGAAAATGATGGGACTAGTAGGCTTGCACCAGATAATACAGGACCTTGAAGGCCATATCATGGAATTTCAACTTATTCTGGAACAATGAAAGTTTTTGAGTTAAAGGAATGCAGTAATCAAAGTTTTGAAAGATTACCCAAATAGCAGttgatagaatgatttagagGAGGGAGAAATTGAGTTTAGGAAAGTGACAGATAATGACAGTCTAAATTAACATCAGCAGTAGGAGTGGGAAACAGGGAAGGATTCCAGAGAGCTTGTAGCATGGAGTTTGTACCTAAATCTGGCATTGTTCTAAGCTTTGTAGCTGGTGCCTTCGGAATATGATGGCAAATCACCTTGTAAAGCCTGATAATAGAAATTGCAAGAGGCCAAGAGAATTGGAGGTAAGCTGTATGCCTATGGAGCCTtaatcttttattctgttttacatACTACTCAAATTTCTTCCCTTTAAGAAAGCTCTATAGATAAGTGGGATTTAATGTATTCGTATGCCCAGAGCTAGGATTGTCCTACAACATAGGAGGAACTATGTTGATTCCAGCTGCTTTTTCACTAAGTATAGGCCTCCAAGAAACTATTGGGAGATTTCTTTTTGGTAGCTTGAGATCTAGAGACAGAAGTGAGTCTGTGCCTTTATGATCCATAggattttatgtaattattttgctGTGATAAGTAAGATAACTAGGTACTATAGTTACTGATCTTTTTAAAGAGCACAGTATCCTGTCTTTTACTACTGCCCCCACCAGTTGATCTTTTGCATTTGGGACATGATTTGCTCCCTTGAAGATTATATTATTTAGCAAAATTTCACAAGCATTTGGCTACTGTCTAAATTACAGTTTAGCTTCATTGCTATGAAAACATCTACTGGTTCAAGATACCAGACGCTTTTTCAACAGGAGTTTAAAACCACATTTAAAGTCTAATTTAAggctgggcgcattggctcatgtctgtaatcctagtgctttgggaggctgaggcaggagtatcgtttgaggctaagagtttcagatcagcctgggcaacactgcaatACATtgtctctgaaaacaaaacaaaacaaaacaaaattagctgggcatggtggaatgttcctgtagtcctagctactcaggagtctgagacaggaggatcacttgaatctaggaggctacagtgagctaagattgtgtcactacactttggcctaggtgacagagcgagaacttgtcacaaaaacaaacaaatgaaaagcaaagtctagttgaaaaccaaaataaaatttaatatattgagCAAGGTGTTTCTTGGGCCTGTAAATTTCcttaataataaaaactcaaatgaCTAAGTCATATGCTTTCTAGCATGTTTGcctttttctgaaaaatgttttatttgctttttcttaataaacaaaatgtatatgtCCTGAAGATCTTATTGACTgtacctgttttctttattttgtcctGTTAGTCTCCAGTGCCAGATAGTCCACAGCTGTCCTCTCTTGGAAAATCAGATTCATCTTTCTCTGAAATTTCCGGACTATTTTATAAAGATGAAGCCTTGGAGAAAGATTTAAATGGTGatgtataaaatgtttatatttctaaACATCAGTCTTATAATGCAGAAggtttgttatattttataacttaaatGATTTTTCTTGAACAGATGTGAGCAAGGAAATTAATCTAATGTTGTCTACCTATGCAAAGCTTTTAAGGCAAGTACTTATAGTATATTCTCTGGGGTCTTTATGTTAGTTTTCTTCTGGAAACTCTGTATTGGGAAGTTTAATTCTGTGGCTGCCAAACCTCTCCAGTAATTAAAACTTTGGAATTTTTTATTCTACCTCAGTCCCTTATAATAGATTAGTTGGTTATTTTCAGGGAATAGCGTCAACTTTTCCACtaaaaatcctttcttttttacTCTTGCCAAGCTAATACTAGACTGTATATATCTTGGTCTGTAATTAGATgacattacattttaaattttatgtaaatacctCTTTGAGAAAAATGTTTGATGAAATTAATGATAACAGACTGatattaaagataaatatttatgtcATAGAGAGTCAGCCTTTCATATCCATGAATTCTGAATCTGTGGATTCAATCAACCacacattgaaaatatttggaaaaaaagggtggttgtgtctgtactgaacatgtacagacatttttttcttgtcattatttttcaaacaatacagtataacaactgtttacatagcatttacatggTATTGGTCTTATAAGTAATCAagagataatttaaattatatggcAGAATGTtcttaggttatatgcaaatactatggcattttatataagggacttgaataTCTATGAGGGATGTTcctttggtatctgtgggggattcTGGAACCAAtaccccatggatactgagggatgactgtatttatattttacctaTATCTATTTTAAGACcaaatttaaatactttattaGCCTAATATGTTTTATGAAGTGTTTTTTTTACACTGCCGGACAGTCATTATACTTGGATAGTGGTTTGTGTGGCTgtaaaaataatgtatgtaattGAATATTAGTGTTATAATGTATAAGATACACTTCCTGTTGTGTCAGGAGACCTTTTTGAGTAGTCAAAAATATTT from Homo sapiens chromosome 11, GRCh38.p14 Primary Assembly encodes:
- the TEX12 gene encoding testis-expressed protein 12 is translated as MMANHLVKPDNRNCKRPRELESPVPDSPQLSSLGKSDSSFSEISGLFYKDEALEKDLNDVSKEINLMLSTYAKLLSERAAVDASYIDEIDELFKEANAIENFLIQKREFLRQRFTVIANTLHR